A window of Candidatus Rokuibacteriota bacterium contains these coding sequences:
- a CDS encoding UvrD-helicase domain-containing protein, whose amino-acid sequence MSERRRLPDQQARDRIEAALDINLLVEAGAGSGKTQSLARRMAAGIAAGVYEVEGMAAVTFTRKAAAELRARFQLELEKRLGADDDPARRERLQVALRHLERLFAGTIHAFCAHLLRERPVEAGVAPGFTELDEIEDAEVRGRAWRDYLDRERALGSRLLAELQDTGIRPADLDEAFRTVCTFADVTFPPGDREAPDPAPAWAALDQFWQALSALLPDPCAPDTTCKVQRAARRYRGLLRVADRERPATLAQLLDCWSGKLSITQKWWPGGSTATKALKARIDRLLGDFQEAAVHPFLAAWGAYIYRLAITLLSAARNFASEARRRALTLNYGDLLQVAARLLRDNLPVRAALQRKYRWLFVDEFQDTNPLQAEVILLLAAEARGEADWTRVRPRPGALFVVGDPKQSIYRFTGADIDIYSRVRDIIQREGGEVVTLTASFRSIPALCEWANGVFPDFFPPEPTPQQPAFHPLEPVLPGGQASRSGLRTLTIPDSIEKDGVHAADAQAIARYIRAAVESGTNVWSDFLILTRKKKGRLHEYLAALDALHIPASVTGSVAFSRSREVSVLADLLRVLADPDDGVALVGLLRGPLFGVSDEELFQHHEAGLGFILTAPLPDEASGPVVDAIRKLQPMFKLTRTLPVAAAVERILEETGILARAVAVTPGAAEAGDVLYALDRVRQITEVGGTLATAAEALDKDFEAAEIESIPLEPGRQDVVRVMNLHKAKGLEASVVFLADPLAGVKARAGVRVIREGARATGYLRLIRTWGEGRSDELAEPAGWEEHAAAELAYVEAEEKRLLYVAATRAKDLLVVSRWAKDGKGERPWEPLAAYLAAARELKVPPAIVVTPRALPDLSVGARAAAESARNAAREAAAQASWVVESVTGTAHRAGPYGHPISEGRTREPDTGMAWGSLIHALLEHAMRGPARDRAHLERLANWLTVENPELRRVVPEALDTVERVTASEFWQRATAADQRLVEVPFAVKVEAGDGPPKILHGVIDLAFRTSAGWELVDYKTDQATIHSLSARYHGQVQAYCRHWAVATDAPIRSAAIYAVRTGEVSENLQP is encoded by the coding sequence ATGAGTGAGCGACGGCGCCTCCCCGACCAGCAGGCGCGCGACCGCATCGAGGCCGCGCTCGACATCAACCTGCTCGTGGAGGCGGGCGCGGGCTCCGGCAAGACGCAAAGCCTGGCGCGGCGGATGGCCGCGGGCATCGCTGCGGGGGTGTACGAGGTCGAGGGCATGGCGGCGGTCACCTTCACCCGCAAGGCGGCCGCCGAGCTGCGGGCCCGCTTCCAGCTCGAGCTGGAGAAGCGACTCGGCGCGGACGACGACCCCGCTCGCCGTGAGCGGCTCCAGGTCGCACTCCGGCATCTGGAACGGCTCTTCGCGGGGACGATTCACGCCTTCTGCGCCCATCTGCTGCGCGAGCGGCCCGTCGAGGCCGGCGTGGCGCCGGGGTTCACGGAGCTGGACGAGATCGAGGATGCCGAGGTGCGCGGGCGCGCCTGGCGCGACTACCTCGACCGCGAGCGCGCGCTGGGGTCGCGGCTGCTGGCGGAGCTTCAGGACACCGGCATCCGACCGGCCGATCTCGACGAAGCTTTCCGGACAGTCTGCACCTTCGCCGACGTCACCTTTCCTCCGGGCGATCGCGAAGCGCCCGATCCGGCGCCGGCCTGGGCGGCGTTGGATCAGTTCTGGCAAGCGCTGAGCGCGCTCCTCCCCGACCCCTGCGCGCCGGACACGACCTGCAAGGTCCAGAGGGCCGCCCGGCGCTATCGGGGGCTGCTTCGCGTCGCGGACCGGGAGCGCCCGGCCACGCTCGCCCAGCTCCTCGACTGCTGGAGCGGCAAGCTCTCGATCACGCAGAAATGGTGGCCCGGCGGCTCCACGGCCACCAAGGCGCTGAAGGCTCGGATCGATCGTCTTCTCGGCGATTTCCAGGAGGCAGCCGTCCATCCCTTCCTCGCGGCCTGGGGAGCGTACATCTATCGCCTCGCGATCACCCTGCTGTCGGCCGCCCGCAACTTCGCGAGCGAAGCGCGGCGACGGGCGCTCACCCTCAACTATGGCGATCTGCTCCAGGTGGCGGCGCGGCTCCTGCGCGACAACCTCCCCGTGCGAGCGGCGCTTCAGCGCAAGTATCGCTGGCTCTTCGTTGACGAGTTCCAGGACACCAATCCGCTTCAGGCCGAGGTCATCCTGCTGCTTGCTGCCGAAGCGCGCGGCGAGGCGGACTGGACCCGCGTGCGGCCTCGCCCGGGCGCGCTCTTCGTGGTGGGCGACCCCAAGCAGTCGATCTACCGTTTCACCGGAGCCGACATCGACATCTATAGCCGCGTGCGCGACATCATCCAGCGCGAGGGCGGCGAGGTTGTCACCCTCACCGCCTCGTTCCGATCCATCCCCGCGTTGTGCGAGTGGGCCAACGGCGTGTTCCCGGACTTCTTTCCTCCCGAACCCACGCCGCAGCAGCCGGCGTTTCATCCCCTCGAGCCCGTGCTCCCAGGCGGCCAGGCGAGCCGGTCGGGCCTCCGCACCCTCACCATCCCCGACAGCATCGAGAAGGACGGGGTGCATGCCGCCGACGCCCAGGCCATCGCCCGCTACATCCGAGCGGCCGTGGAGAGCGGGACCAACGTCTGGAGCGACTTTCTCATTCTCACGAGGAAGAAGAAGGGGCGGCTTCACGAGTACCTGGCCGCGCTCGACGCGCTCCACATCCCGGCATCCGTCACCGGCTCGGTTGCCTTCAGCCGCTCGCGTGAGGTCTCGGTCCTGGCCGACCTGCTGCGGGTTCTCGCCGACCCGGACGACGGTGTCGCCCTGGTCGGACTTCTGCGCGGACCGCTCTTCGGCGTGAGCGACGAGGAGTTGTTCCAGCATCACGAGGCCGGCCTCGGCTTCATCCTGACGGCCCCGCTTCCCGATGAGGCCTCGGGGCCCGTCGTCGACGCCATCAGGAAGCTCCAGCCCATGTTCAAGTTGACCCGCACCCTGCCCGTCGCGGCCGCCGTGGAGCGCATCCTCGAGGAGACCGGGATCCTTGCGCGGGCCGTGGCCGTCACGCCGGGCGCCGCCGAGGCCGGCGATGTCCTGTACGCCCTCGACCGCGTGCGGCAGATCACCGAGGTTGGCGGCACCCTCGCGACTGCCGCCGAGGCGCTCGACAAGGATTTCGAGGCCGCCGAGATCGAGTCTATTCCGCTCGAGCCCGGCCGGCAGGATGTCGTACGCGTGATGAATCTCCACAAGGCCAAGGGCCTCGAGGCGTCCGTGGTCTTTCTCGCTGACCCGCTCGCCGGCGTCAAGGCCCGCGCGGGCGTGCGCGTGATCCGCGAGGGCGCCCGAGCCACTGGCTACCTGCGCCTGATCCGTACGTGGGGCGAGGGCCGCTCGGACGAGCTGGCCGAGCCCGCGGGCTGGGAGGAACACGCGGCGGCGGAGCTGGCTTATGTCGAGGCCGAGGAGAAGCGTCTCCTGTACGTGGCCGCCACGCGCGCCAAGGATCTCCTCGTCGTCAGCCGCTGGGCCAAGGATGGAAAGGGCGAGCGCCCGTGGGAGCCGCTGGCCGCCTATCTTGCCGCGGCGCGCGAGCTCAAGGTCCCGCCCGCGATTGTGGTGACACCTCGCGCCCTGCCAGATCTGAGTGTGGGCGCGCGCGCGGCTGCCGAGTCCGCGCGCAACGCCGCTCGCGAGGCCGCCGCTCAAGCTTCATGGGTCGTCGAGTCCGTCACGGGGACCGCCCATCGGGCCGGTCCCTACGGCCACCCGATCTCGGAGGGCCGTACCCGCGAGCCCGACACCGGCATGGCCTGGGGCAGCCTGATTCACGCCCTGCTCGAGCACGCCATGCGCGGCCCCGCCCGCGACCGCGCTCACCTGGAGCGTCTGGCCAATTGGCTCACCGTCGAGAACCCGGAGCTTCGTCGCGTCGTCCCGGAGGCGCTCGACACCGTCGAGCGTGTGACGGCGTCGGAGTTCTGGCAGCGGGCAACGGCCGCGGACCAGCGTCTCGTGGAGGTCCCGTTTGCGGTCAAGGTCGAGGCGGGTGACGGGCCTCCGAAGATCCTCCACGGCGTAATCGACCTGGCGTTCAGAACGTCGGCAGGCTGGGAGCTAGTCGACTACAAGACGGACCAGGCGACCATCCACTCACTTTCCGCTCGCTACCATGGCCAGGTTCAGGCGTACTGCCGCCACTGGGCGGTCGCCACTGACGCGCCCATCAGGTCGGCGGCGATTTACGCAGTCCGCACCGGCGAGGTCTCCGAGAACCTCCAGCCGTAA
- a CDS encoding DEAD/DEAH box helicase, which produces MIPIDTARILGELKPFQRDTVDYVFQRMYGDTPPTRRFLVADEVGLGKTMVARGLIARAIEHLRAKNDRRVDIVYICSNASIAQQNIASLNLTDRREQTLPDRITLLPRDLPHLSPDVNFISFTPGTSFNVRGGTGRWEERTLLYWMLPKAWKTGDPGVVSLLAGGVERTRFQERVKAPMTLNDGLRESFEKALNRVGDAAERDGQPTLQARFLELSQRLGRKEKLGEDESRQRKAIVGELRGTLARTCVNALEPDLIILDEFQRFKDLLHGDDPAAELARALFDYADKEGRQQARVLLLSATPYKMYTLHEDAEGDDHFGDFIKTLEFLHGGSGEQAEPPEAIADIRRLLSTYGQQLFTYNAQTADSVVRRRQEIENRLRRVMVRTERLAVTEDRSGMLVDVPPTLQLRPADVSHYLALQRIGRAVGHGDTLEYWKSASYLLNFMDDYQLKRQVLEAVRGPGAGTALQDALRSVPDAILSRTDIESYRLIDPANARLRALLAVTLDRGVGELFWIPPALPYYGLEGPFANADHATFTKSLVFSAWQVVPKVVATLLSYEAERRLFGVPLEGEPAANTRGTRRGRSRLLQFRDDGGRPGGMTTLGLMYPSIVLAQLCDPLAIASDLRRHQDGILPSLDSVREETERRVERALRELPGQEQATGRADERWYWAAPILLDLHRHNAATRAWFEQPRLATDWRGEGSDRRRDLDEDVGALAEESQAAGSAWAKHVAAAKTLVEGGVTLGLRPADLAQVVAWLAIGGPAVTALRALCRVVGGLHLAPQIATRNAAGRVADALRSLFNEVEVISAITRTTVIDSGEAYWRRVLEYAARGGLQAVLDEYAHFLSGAIGDRDRTLTAAMDKVAGRMVESVTIMTATLTADDVQLDATGHLPATQKLGFRTRFAVSYGGQGLEDVRGVDRNRSVQRAFNSPFWPFVLCSTSVGQEGLDFHPYCHAVVHWNVPSNPVDLEQREGRVHRYKGHAVRKNVARKHGAAVLTAGEGPDPWARMFAAAEATDMRDDSGLSPYWLYLVDDPGAARIERHVLALPLSRDAARADAIRRSLAVYRMAFGQARQQDVVDFLLQQLDEPARKRAAEDLRINLTPPPSVQRKLPGFGTDLAGDRGAVRTEPDRWSLTTSMGPAPMTDQVAALLDRYAELRGVARRDGRRLPKAMDVAGLRELLHQVGAMQAQAGAHGVDRGRARETTVSIERLREVLDQFIALPEIGKAIDATMAVSPALGGEADMTVRLRELLDMFVRTRPDVVPHAGVEGYHALLNEFVRIRT; this is translated from the coding sequence ATGATCCCGATCGACACGGCCCGAATTCTTGGGGAACTAAAGCCGTTTCAGCGCGACACCGTGGACTATGTCTTTCAGCGGATGTACGGCGACACGCCACCCACGCGGCGGTTCCTCGTGGCCGACGAGGTGGGGCTGGGCAAGACGATGGTGGCGCGCGGCCTTATCGCTCGAGCGATCGAGCACCTGCGCGCCAAGAACGACCGGCGGGTGGACATCGTCTACATCTGCTCGAACGCCAGCATCGCCCAGCAAAACATCGCCAGCTTGAACCTGACGGACAGGAGGGAACAGACGCTGCCGGACCGCATCACGCTCCTGCCACGAGATCTCCCGCACTTGAGCCCGGACGTGAATTTCATTTCGTTTACACCCGGCACGTCGTTCAACGTGCGTGGGGGAACAGGGAGGTGGGAGGAACGCACCCTGCTGTACTGGATGCTGCCGAAGGCGTGGAAGACGGGGGATCCGGGGGTGGTATCGCTGCTGGCCGGCGGCGTCGAGCGCACGCGGTTCCAGGAGCGCGTCAAGGCCCCGATGACGCTTAACGACGGCTTGCGCGAGAGCTTCGAGAAAGCGCTAAACCGGGTTGGCGATGCGGCCGAGCGTGACGGCCAGCCGACCCTCCAGGCCCGATTCCTGGAGCTGAGCCAGCGCCTGGGACGAAAAGAGAAGCTCGGTGAGGATGAAAGCCGCCAACGGAAAGCGATTGTCGGCGAGCTGCGCGGCACGCTCGCCAGGACGTGTGTCAACGCGCTCGAGCCTGACCTCATCATCCTGGACGAGTTCCAGCGGTTCAAGGATCTGCTGCACGGCGATGATCCCGCAGCCGAGTTGGCGAGGGCGCTGTTCGACTACGCCGACAAGGAAGGCCGGCAGCAGGCGCGTGTGTTGCTACTGTCGGCGACGCCCTACAAGATGTACACGCTGCACGAGGACGCCGAGGGGGATGACCATTTCGGCGACTTCATCAAGACACTCGAGTTCCTGCATGGCGGAAGCGGAGAGCAAGCCGAACCGCCAGAGGCGATTGCCGACATCCGCCGCCTCTTGTCGACCTATGGGCAGCAGTTGTTCACCTACAACGCCCAGACGGCAGACTCCGTCGTGCGGAGGAGGCAGGAAATCGAAAACCGCCTGCGGCGCGTGATGGTTCGAACCGAGCGGTTGGCGGTGACCGAGGATCGAAGCGGCATGCTCGTCGACGTGCCACCCACGCTCCAGCTGCGGCCGGCAGATGTGTCGCACTACCTCGCCCTACAACGGATCGGTCGTGCAGTTGGCCATGGCGACACGCTGGAGTACTGGAAGTCGGCCTCTTATCTGCTGAATTTCATGGACGACTACCAGCTCAAGCGCCAGGTCCTGGAGGCGGTCAGGGGTCCTGGCGCCGGGACGGCTCTGCAGGATGCCCTGAGGAGCGTTCCGGATGCCATCCTTTCGCGGACCGACATCGAATCGTACCGGCTGATTGATCCTGCCAATGCTCGCTTGCGGGCGCTCCTCGCCGTCACCCTCGATCGAGGCGTGGGGGAGCTGTTCTGGATCCCACCGGCGTTGCCCTATTACGGGCTCGAGGGCCCATTTGCGAACGCTGACCACGCGACGTTCACCAAGAGCCTGGTCTTCTCCGCTTGGCAGGTCGTGCCGAAAGTGGTGGCGACGCTGCTCAGCTACGAAGCGGAGCGGCGGCTGTTTGGTGTTCCACTGGAGGGCGAGCCCGCCGCGAACACCAGGGGGACGCGGAGGGGCCGGTCCCGACTGCTTCAGTTCAGGGACGACGGCGGGCGACCTGGTGGCATGACGACATTGGGACTCATGTACCCCTCGATCGTGCTCGCCCAACTCTGCGATCCGCTGGCGATCGCGTCTGATCTGCGCCGTCATCAGGACGGCATCCTGCCCTCACTTGATTCGGTTCGAGAAGAAACCGAGCGCCGGGTCGAAAGGGCACTGCGGGAGTTGCCGGGCCAGGAGCAAGCGACGGGGCGGGCGGACGAACGCTGGTACTGGGCTGCGCCCATCCTATTGGATCTGCATCGCCACAATGCCGCGACGCGCGCCTGGTTTGAGCAGCCTCGTTTGGCGACCGACTGGCGAGGCGAGGGCTCTGATCGCCGTCGTGACCTAGACGAAGACGTGGGTGCGTTGGCCGAGGAGTCACAGGCGGCAGGCAGCGCTTGGGCCAAACATGTCGCGGCGGCGAAGACGCTCGTGGAGGGCGGCGTCACGCTTGGCCTACGACCCGCAGATCTTGCGCAGGTAGTCGCTTGGCTCGCGATCGGCGGCCCGGCGGTAACCGCGCTCCGGGCACTGTGCCGGGTCGTGGGCGGATTGCACCTGGCGCCGCAGATCGCCACGCGCAATGCGGCCGGGCGGGTCGCGGACGCGCTCCGCTCGCTGTTCAACGAAGTGGAGGTCATCTCCGCCATCACGCGCACCACTGTGATCGACTCTGGCGAAGCATACTGGCGCCGCGTGCTCGAATACGCAGCTCGAGGTGGGTTGCAGGCCGTCCTTGACGAGTACGCGCACTTCCTGTCGGGTGCCATTGGCGATCGGGACCGAACGCTTACCGCAGCGATGGACAAAGTCGCCGGGCGTATGGTCGAGAGTGTGACCATCATGACAGCCACGTTGACGGCCGACGATGTACAACTCGACGCAACGGGACACCTGCCTGCGACGCAGAAGCTCGGGTTCCGGACGCGGTTCGCCGTGAGTTACGGTGGGCAGGGCCTTGAGGACGTCAGAGGGGTTGATCGAAACAGGTCCGTGCAGCGCGCTTTCAACTCGCCGTTCTGGCCGTTCGTGCTGTGCTCCACATCCGTCGGACAGGAGGGTCTCGACTTCCATCCCTACTGCCACGCAGTGGTGCACTGGAACGTGCCGTCGAATCCTGTAGACCTCGAGCAGCGAGAGGGCCGAGTGCATCGGTATAAGGGGCATGCCGTTCGCAAGAACGTGGCGCGAAAACACGGCGCTGCCGTACTCACGGCGGGCGAGGGCCCGGATCCCTGGGCGCGCATGTTTGCCGCCGCCGAGGCGACTGACATGCGCGACGACTCGGGCCTTAGTCCGTACTGGCTGTACCTGGTGGACGACCCCGGTGCCGCGCGCATCGAGCGGCACGTGCTCGCGCTGCCGCTCAGCCGGGACGCCGCGCGTGCAGACGCGATCCGGAGGTCGCTGGCGGTCTATCGCATGGCTTTTGGCCAGGCCAGGCAGCAAGACGTTGTCGACTTCCTGTTGCAGCAGCTGGATGAACCTGCACGCAAGCGGGCAGCTGAGGATCTCAGGATCAATTTGACCCCGCCGCCTTCGGTTCAGCGTAAACTGCCGGGGTTCGGAACCGACTTGGCCGGTGACCGCGGTGCCGTGCGTACAGAGCCCGACCGCTGGAGCCTGACGACATCAATGGGTCCGGCGCCCATGACCGACCAAGTCGCCGCGTTGCTCGACCGCTACGCCGAGCTTCGCGGAGTTGCCAGGAGGGATGGACGACGCCTCCCGAAGGCGATGGATGTCGCTGGTCTGCGCGAACTGCTCCACCAGGTAGGGGCGATGCAGGCGCAGGCCGGGGCTCACGGGGTAGATCGAGGCCGGGCGAGAGAGACAACTGTCTCGATCGAGCGGCTCCGCGAAGTGCTGGACCAGTTCATCGCACTGCCCGAGATCGGCAAGGCTATAGATGCGACTATGGCCGTGTCACCAGCACTAGGCGGAGAAGCCGACATGACGGTTCGCCTACGTGAACTCCTTGATATGTTTGTGCGAACCAGACCGGACGTCGTGCCGCACGCAGGCGTCGAGGGATACCACGCCTTGCTGAACGAATTCGTACGAATCAGGACGTGA
- a CDS encoding phospholipase D family protein: protein MLEPGNRTLLFDALRPPDGHRLDFCVGTTFSLDLMTLLTVPLAFSWFDLLDENEKSRTNSLELLGSLRRYAPRVVMFCQAGRISIPRSHNRLSVHLERAVVGCRSPGGGVFHPKVWVLRYVADDGHAAFRMLCLSRNLTVARSWDTLLALDGTTAPGRDVEDSAPLADFLMALPGLARHIDAGLREGVEKLAAEVRRVVFTTPPGVEALRFWPLGIKDHSEWPFESAGDRMLVVSPFVTRSCLERLSSRHKEATLVSTDMALSSLDRRPAGYQRFWMLNPDATPELTPIDEEGSGASLAEAVQLGDLHAKCYVSEHGRTALVWTGSANATDAAFSRNVEFLVQLTGSRSDLGIDSLMTHETDTQRLVDLLQDAGERVAIAPDPFRDEIEKAIEATRTALVDADMRAQITARDGDRYDILLRATEGDVKMPGDATVTCWPITLNDGHAQNVNTLTGPVAQFDDVSFEALTSFFAFRIELRSHRGVTPQDLVLNLPADGMPANRVERVLREMVRTPRQFVRLLLLLLGDGSVDPAQLGALVAGSSGDGRLSPDEASQSMPTQGLLEQLLRTLDRTPDQLVHVAAMLKDFGHRDPGETVVPPGFDEIWGPIDTIWKQRTACDAK, encoded by the coding sequence ATGCTTGAGCCAGGCAACCGGACCCTCCTGTTTGATGCCCTGCGCCCGCCCGATGGCCATCGGCTCGACTTCTGTGTTGGGACCACGTTCTCGCTCGACCTAATGACGCTGCTGACGGTGCCACTAGCGTTCAGTTGGTTCGATCTGCTCGACGAGAACGAGAAAAGTCGAACTAATTCGCTGGAGCTGCTGGGGAGCCTGCGCAGGTACGCGCCGCGCGTCGTGATGTTCTGCCAGGCGGGCCGGATCAGCATCCCGAGGTCTCACAATCGGCTGTCGGTGCACCTTGAGCGGGCCGTTGTCGGTTGCCGTTCGCCGGGCGGTGGGGTGTTCCACCCTAAGGTGTGGGTCCTGCGGTACGTGGCAGACGATGGTCATGCCGCGTTCCGCATGCTGTGCCTGAGCCGGAACCTGACGGTGGCCCGGTCGTGGGACACCCTGCTGGCCCTCGACGGTACGACGGCGCCCGGTCGCGATGTCGAAGACAGTGCCCCCCTTGCCGACTTCCTGATGGCGCTGCCGGGCCTTGCCCGCCACATCGATGCGGGCCTCCGGGAAGGCGTCGAGAAACTCGCGGCCGAGGTGCGCCGGGTCGTGTTCACCACCCCACCCGGCGTCGAAGCGCTGCGCTTCTGGCCGCTTGGGATCAAGGATCACAGCGAGTGGCCATTCGAGTCTGCAGGCGACCGAATGCTCGTGGTGTCGCCCTTTGTCACGCGCAGCTGTCTCGAGCGTCTCTCCAGCAGGCACAAGGAGGCCACCCTGGTCTCGACCGACATGGCGCTGAGCTCTCTCGACCGCCGCCCTGCCGGATACCAGCGGTTCTGGATGCTGAACCCCGACGCGACACCTGAGCTGACGCCCATCGACGAGGAAGGCAGTGGAGCCTCGCTGGCCGAGGCCGTGCAACTTGGTGACCTGCACGCCAAGTGCTACGTGAGCGAACACGGCAGGACGGCCCTCGTGTGGACCGGGTCCGCGAACGCCACGGATGCGGCCTTTTCGCGAAACGTCGAGTTCCTGGTGCAGCTCACAGGGTCTCGCAGTGACCTAGGCATCGACAGCCTGATGACGCACGAGACGGATACGCAGCGGCTCGTTGACCTGCTTCAGGATGCCGGGGAGCGTGTAGCGATAGCGCCTGATCCATTCAGAGACGAAATCGAGAAAGCGATCGAGGCGACACGGACAGCCCTCGTTGATGCCGACATGCGCGCACAGATCACTGCGCGGGACGGCGACCGCTACGACATTCTCCTTCGCGCCACCGAGGGCGATGTCAAGATGCCGGGCGACGCGACGGTCACGTGTTGGCCCATCACCCTCAACGATGGACATGCCCAGAACGTGAACACCCTCACCGGGCCCGTGGCGCAGTTCGACGATGTGTCGTTCGAGGCACTCACGAGCTTCTTTGCGTTCAGGATCGAGCTGAGGTCACATCGCGGCGTGACGCCCCAGGACCTTGTGCTGAACCTCCCTGCCGACGGGATGCCCGCCAATCGCGTGGAGCGCGTCTTGCGTGAGATGGTCAGGACGCCGCGTCAGTTCGTTCGCCTACTGCTTCTGCTGCTCGGCGACGGCAGCGTCGATCCGGCCCAGCTCGGAGCGCTGGTCGCCGGCTCATCGGGCGATGGTAGGTTGTCGCCTGACGAAGCGAGCCAATCGATGCCAACCCAGGGTCTCCTCGAACAGCTGCTTCGAACCCTCGACCGCACGCCGGATCAGCTCGTCCACGTGGCAGCGATGCTCAAGGACTTCGGACATCGCGACCCAGGCGAGACGGTCGTTCCGCCAGGGTTCGATGAGATTTGGGGCCCCATCGACACGATCTGGAAGCAACGGACAGCGTGCGACGCGAAATGA
- a CDS encoding DUF6361 family protein, protein MPSVFTWVDYSKAQQDALTDAIDAFREHGTRDEVGLSVIRDGFADLFFPGTGSLQRRARYFLFIPWMYLQLEGDRVRSSDIVGRAKKIEVGLIDALLAAQEDAGGVIGERSRDKLKRLPSNIYWNGLRRLGIRTSPFSQDQYHRSLDRFYRAQSPSPKNVDKERVEETPPNWHAGVPPVPAGFPERASFRLTLREAEYVRERIRANASSSLMRYYLDHMNAASDAPFAWAHELAPHLPEPLAQPLVHARNFSEVMAGALILYNLRLCQLRNMGNRETEVRRLFEEWCDEIERREHELRAWDRQAFWMTLAQADVKPGKNTQTFVNAWIDLALDDPGPRRVVDLQAAHDLIRRREVQLKGALARLDNQQPRDRWTGSSGLGRLDYRWSNAQILLNDVVNSLEGAHA, encoded by the coding sequence ATGCCATCAGTCTTCACGTGGGTCGACTATTCGAAAGCTCAGCAGGACGCCTTGACCGATGCGATCGACGCTTTCCGTGAACACGGAACGCGCGACGAAGTGGGCCTGAGCGTGATTCGCGACGGCTTCGCCGACCTGTTCTTCCCGGGGACGGGTTCGCTCCAGAGGCGCGCCCGTTACTTCCTGTTCATCCCGTGGATGTACCTGCAGCTCGAAGGCGACCGGGTTCGCTCGTCTGACATCGTCGGCCGCGCAAAGAAGATCGAGGTCGGTCTTATCGACGCCCTGCTTGCGGCGCAGGAGGACGCGGGCGGTGTCATCGGCGAGCGATCGCGGGATAAACTGAAACGCCTGCCGTCGAACATCTACTGGAACGGTCTGCGGAGGTTGGGCATCCGGACGTCGCCCTTCTCGCAGGACCAATACCATCGCAGTCTTGACCGTTTCTATCGAGCTCAGTCGCCGTCGCCTAAGAACGTTGACAAGGAACGCGTCGAGGAGACACCCCCGAACTGGCATGCCGGTGTGCCGCCAGTGCCGGCCGGGTTTCCGGAGAGGGCGTCGTTTCGATTGACGCTCCGTGAAGCCGAGTACGTCCGGGAACGCATTCGGGCGAACGCCAGCAGTTCGCTGATGCGGTACTACCTCGATCACATGAACGCCGCCAGCGATGCCCCGTTCGCCTGGGCACACGAGCTGGCCCCTCACCTGCCAGAGCCGCTGGCGCAGCCCTTGGTGCACGCGAGGAACTTCTCGGAGGTCATGGCCGGAGCCCTCATCCTGTACAACTTACGGCTCTGCCAGTTGCGCAACATGGGGAATCGGGAAACCGAGGTGCGCAGACTGTTCGAAGAGTGGTGCGACGAGATTGAACGGCGCGAACACGAGCTGCGCGCCTGGGACCGGCAGGCGTTCTGGATGACGTTGGCCCAGGCCGATGTGAAGCCCGGGAAGAATACGCAGACCTTCGTCAACGCGTGGATCGACCTGGCGCTCGACGATCCCGGCCCACGCAGGGTCGTGGACTTGCAGGCCGCGCACGATCTGATTCGCCGGCGTGAGGTTCAACTGAAGGGGGCGCTCGCGAGGCTCGACAATCAGCAGCCGCGCGACCGTTGGACCGGATCCTCTGGACTAGGGCGGCTCGACTACCGCTGGTCAAACGCCCAGATCCTTCTCAACGATGTTGTGAACAGCCTGGAGGGCGCCCATGCTTGA